In the Oncorhynchus nerka isolate Pitt River linkage group LG6, Oner_Uvic_2.0, whole genome shotgun sequence genome, TGGTATGGCCATGTAACGCTTCTCTTTCTAGCATAAGAAATGTAATAACGATTAGGAAGGTGAGATAAAATGTAGAAGGTGTCTGTATTCAAAACGTGATGTTTCTGAAGTAACACCTACACAATCTGAAAGAGAACAGGAAAAATCATATCCATCGTGTCAGATAAATTCAGGTCCAGTTACTCAAGCAGGTTtgaattataaaaataaaaaaatgttatttACTACTCTACTGCTCTTTTATACATTGTTTTTCTCATCAAATAAAATCTGGTTTGTCTTTTGCAGGTGGAGTGGATGAAGGAGGAGAACTACATGTTCCGTCTGTCTGAGTTCCGGTCTCGGCTGCAGGAGTGGCTGGAGGGGAACCCCAGAGCAGTGCAGCCAGAACGGTTCCACCGCGCCGTTCTCCAGTGGCTCCAGGAGGACCTCccagacctctctgtctcccgccaGAGAAGCCGCCTCCAGTGGGGCATTCCAGTTCCTGGTGACCTCGACCAGACAATCTACGTGTGGTTAGACGCCCTGGTCAACTACCTCACAGTGGCTGGTTACCCGGACTCACACTCTCAATGGTGGAGGGCTGCTCATCATGTCGTGGGAAAGGACATTCTCAAATTCCATGCCATCTATTGGCCGGCATTCCTACTGGCTGCTGACTTGCCCCTCCCACAGACCATACATGTGCACTCTCATTGGACAGTGGGAGGGAAGAAAATGTCTAAAAGCTTGGGGAATGTGGTGGACCCCCTGGAGAGGTCTCAAAGGTTCACCGTAGACGGTATGAGGTACTTCCTCCTGCGCCAGGGGGTCCCAGACACAGACTGCGACTATGACGATGATAAAGTGGTCAAACTGCTCAATGCCGAGCTGACAGACTCGCTGGGTGGCCTTCTAAACCGCTGcactgctccctctctcaacccaGCTCAGGTCTACCCCCACTTCTGCTCTGACTCCTTCCCCAGTCAAGGGACTGTAGCACATAAGGGGAGGGCTGTGGATGAAGATTATCACATGCTGGATGCTGTACGTGCACTACCAGCTGTGGTGGAGCAGCACTACAATAGTGTGCAAGTGTACAAAGCTCTGGAGGCCATTAACCGGTGCGTGAGGCAGACCAACGGCTTTGTCCAGCGGCACACACCATGGAAGTTGGGCAGTGGGGATGGGATGGACCAGCTGTGGCTGGACACCATCCTCCACGTGTCCCTAGAGTGTCTGAGGATGTATGGGACACTCCTACAGCCCATAGTGCCAGAGATAGCAGACAAACTTCTGTCCAGGCTGGGGGTGAAGCCAGAGGAGAAGAGCTGGGCTGCTCTGGACTTCCTGGTTAAATATCAGGGAAAGGACTGCCCCTTTGAGGGCAGAGCACTGGGTCCTGACACTGGAGTCCTGTTTAATCGTCTGGAGAGGCCAAATGCAGAGAAGGGAAAGCCCAAGAAGGCTAAGAAAGCCACTAAAGTGAAATCATAAACATGGAAATTCTATGTTTTCTGTCCATGTAAAATGAGTTGAAATAAATTAGATTAAATATGTCATTAGTGTAATGCATTATTTTTCCTGTCTGTTTGAGCTGTCCTAACTGCTGCTTTTGTTTACAATTGATCATTATTATATTCAAATCGTGTTAAACATTTTTCATTTGAAGTAGTTTTATCAAATCAAGTTGCCATTTGTAGGTACAGAACTAACACTACTTTAAAAAGTTGGAAGTGTTCCATATTATTATtttctctcccacctcccatATAAAGACCATACAAGTTCAGtacttttattttacctttatttaactaggcaagtcagttaagaacaaattcttattttcaatgactgcctaggaacagtgggttaactgcctgttcaggggcagaacgacaggtcgggggtttgaacttgcaaccttccggttactagtccaacgctctaaccactaggctaccctgccgtcctcTAACACATTTCCTTTCACTGTTATCTTCTCTTTAGAATGACCATCAGCTGAGAGGTTAAAGTTCAATCTGAGTGACAGGAGAGATGACCAATGGGCCAGAGTTTTCACCACCATGATAACCTGGGTAGAGAAATGGATAGAGTTTCTCAGTGAAGGTGCAGCCAGAGAAAGAGAAGATATGAGACTTGGCCTCGACATCATAGGAGACCTGTCCCTCCTCATAATCCACAAACACACCAACCTTCTGGGGCTTCTCTTTTTAGGGAGAGAGTGGGGCTAGTACAGGCCTGACACTCATTCCAATACATCAGTCCCACAGTCCAGTATACATTCTCAGGGCACAGTGCTATCCTAATTTTTCTATTGATGGACTCTCTCGCTATGCCTAAAAACCACCTACTCTTCCCCCACCTGTACCTCATAGTAGAATCTCCCTGAGGAAAAGCCCTCCTTTCCCAGGACAACAATTGGTATAAAAACCTCTCTGGGTTGTTAGGGAGTTTATGTATTGTCTTTGTTTCCTGTCCTCAGACAAAAGGAGATGTGTATCAGGGTCCAGAGTCACAGCTGCATCCTCTTCAGGaatcctctccatctctttattgaATTTCTCAAGTTCAGAAAATGCTTTCCTTGCCATCTCATCCAGCTGAGACAAAGCTCTCCTCAGGTTCCACTCACACAGTTCACTGTGAACACTGATCTCAGACCAGTCCTTGATGAGTGTCAGAGGGCACAGTGATGGGGAGCGGTGAAGGTGGTCCTCACTATGCGAGAGCTGCTTCAGCTCAGTACttctcctctgtagctcagtgattTCCTGCTCCAGCTCTTTGATGAGCCCTTTAGCCTGCCTCTCTGCTGCTTTCTGATTCTCCTTGATCACCTCGATGTAGTCAGCCTGGCTTCTCGCAATGAAGTGTGCCAGAGCAGTGAAGACCTGCACACTGTTTCATATCTCTCTCTGAATGAGCTCTACTGAGTTTTTGATATCTTGAACCTTCTGCAATTGCTCCTTGATCATCTGCTGCACTGCCTCTGTCTTCCACAGCTGAGCCTTCCTCTCTCCAAACTCTTCCTCAAGAGGGACGGTGTGGTGAGTTTTGTGGTCTGTCTCAGTGTAGAACTGACACACACATGTCTGGTCAGTCCTACAGAAGAGCTCCAGTAGTCTGTTGTGCTTCTTATTTTGtgttagtaaatattttctttaagtaaaaaaataaaaagtaactctttcttgaactgcattgttggttaagggcttgtaagtcagcatttcatggtaaggttgtatttggtacctgttgtattcgacacattaaaatgtcatttgatttgattcaaaatAAGAAATATAGGACAATACACCCATCACGACAAGAGatatcacaacactacataaagggagacccaagacaacaacatagcatggtagcaacaccacatgacaacaacatggcagcagcacaaaacatggtaagAGTTACACACAAGGATACTTTGACACACATGAATGAAAAGGTAGTGGAATGGTAGTGGCTATGTAATGGACAGAAAACAGTGGTAATGAATACACTGTATATTCCAAAGCACAATGATAATAAAGGACTGTataacggcagggtagcctagtggcctctatactcctctgtaaactggtcatctctgtatacctgtcgcaagacccactggttgatgcttatttataaaaacctcttaggcctcactcccccctatctgagatatatactgcagccctcatcctccacatacaacacccgttctgccagtcacattctgttaaaagtCCCCAAAGCACAAACATcccctcttttcagttcgctgcagctagcaactggaacaagctgcaacaaacactcaaactggacagttttatctcaatctcttcattcaaagactcaattatGGACACTCACTGCCAGTTGTGGCTgcattgtgtgatgtattgttgtctctaccttcttgccttttGTGCTGTTGTTTGTGCCAAATAATGTTTGCattatgttttgtgctgctaccatgttgttatgttgctaccatactgtgttgtcatg is a window encoding:
- the mars2 gene encoding methionine--tRNA ligase, mitochondrial, with translation MMMTYLSIIRNCKVAQRWSFSHATRCALSPSPSFWNCKRLMVRRLCTDIPTGDRNYYITTPIFYVNAAPHIGHLYSAVTADFLHRYKLLQGFNSRFVTGTDEHGLKIQQAANAAGQDPLSFCTKVSERFKYLFKSCHISYTDYIRTTEERHRCAVEHFWTVLQSKGFIYKGNYEGWYSTQDESFLMPSQVGDAKDSSGKEIKISLESGHEVEWMKEENYMFRLSEFRSRLQEWLEGNPRAVQPERFHRAVLQWLQEDLPDLSVSRQRSRLQWGIPVPGDLDQTIYVWLDALVNYLTVAGYPDSHSQWWRAAHHVVGKDILKFHAIYWPAFLLAADLPLPQTIHVHSHWTVGGKKMSKSLGNVVDPLERSQRFTVDGMRYFLLRQGVPDTDCDYDDDKVVKLLNAELTDSLGGLLNRCTAPSLNPAQVYPHFCSDSFPSQGTVAHKGRAVDEDYHMLDAVRALPAVVEQHYNSVQVYKALEAINRCVRQTNGFVQRHTPWKLGSGDGMDQLWLDTILHVSLECLRMYGTLLQPIVPEIADKLLSRLGVKPEEKSWAALDFLVKYQGKDCPFEGRALGPDTGVLFNRLERPNAEKGKPKKAKKATKVKS